The Sphingobacteriales bacterium genome includes a region encoding these proteins:
- the xth gene encoding exodeoxyribonuclease III yields the protein MKIISYNVNGIRAALSKGLIDWLKSTDADIVCIQELKATPEQFDTAQFEDLGYHCFWNPAVKKGYSGVGLLSRAKPDKVVFGFGKEIYDQEGRVIRADIGDKSFLSLYIPSGSSGDERQDFKMEFLDFFTDWTIDLLRQRPNLVISGDFNICHQAIDIHDPIRNATSSGFLPEEREWFSGFLDIGLTDSFRFLHPKVQKYSWWSFRANSRAKNLGWRIDYHLVSEGLKNQIRQAGIDNDVVHSDHCPVWVELA from the coding sequence TTGAAAATCATATCATATAATGTAAACGGAATCCGGGCAGCACTCAGCAAGGGCCTAATTGACTGGCTCAAATCAACGGATGCTGATATCGTCTGTATTCAGGAATTGAAAGCAACACCGGAACAATTCGATACTGCTCAGTTTGAAGACCTTGGATATCATTGTTTCTGGAATCCTGCTGTGAAAAAAGGATATTCAGGAGTTGGACTATTATCCCGAGCTAAACCCGATAAGGTTGTTTTTGGTTTCGGGAAAGAGATATATGATCAGGAAGGCAGGGTCATCCGCGCAGATATCGGAGATAAGAGCTTCCTGTCTTTATATATTCCTTCAGGTAGCAGTGGTGACGAAAGACAGGATTTTAAAATGGAGTTTCTTGATTTTTTTACAGACTGGACCATTGACTTGCTCAGGCAAAGGCCAAATCTCGTCATTTCAGGTGATTTCAATATCTGTCATCAGGCCATAGACATCCATGATCCAATTCGAAATGCTACAAGTTCCGGATTTTTACCGGAAGAAAGAGAATGGTTCTCTGGATTCCTCGACATCGGACTGACAGACAGCTTCAGGTTTCTGCATCCTAAAGTTCAAAAATATTCATGGTGGTCGTTTCGTGCCAATTCACGGGCAAAAAACCTTGGCTGGAGAATAGATTACCACCTGGTATCTGAAGGCTTGAAAAATCAAATCCGTCAGGCGGGCATCGATAACGATGTGGTTCATTCCGATCACTGTCCTGTGTGGGTCGAACTGGCTTAG
- a CDS encoding T9SS type A sorting domain-containing protein yields the protein MKTLKTIWLWCLSVLFTTPLFSTIYEAGQGKTFPTVTDALTQASPGDTIHIFGIITADGNTGNGIVINKNIVLLGQGVDQTIVEGGASLSVSDRRVFSVMPGNTVFISGITIRFGNTSGNGGAIENLGILYLKNCMIESNKARYGGALRNGLSAQLYLENCIVKNNTALLRGGAVNHIGAVLQIERCSIEGNQAFDEGGGVQIENSNAEIRNSLIYNNILVADTVHSNGAGLFAGTSGKAIQISLTNCTISNNKGKTSGNYLTCGGGMGIISSNGSCVVNLINCTFTENTVYCGQSIQAYSYNDPATVHFNLLNCILASGFTDNFFGYTQNGGKITFNRTYTILQDNTILVSGQGNINNMDAELEILADNGGPTKTHALKPTSPAIDAGTSVGAPPLDQRGASRNGKTDIGAFEFGGVIGVRDNNSQKGIIMVYPNPVTDVVLLLNPEGMNVRFKIIDITGRLLIEDNVNEKTKSIDLHNLSSGIYLLLIENSEKQLVQVEKLVK from the coding sequence ATGAAAACTTTAAAAACAATCTGGCTGTGGTGCCTGTCTGTGTTGTTTACAACACCCTTGTTTTCAACTATTTACGAAGCCGGTCAGGGTAAAACATTTCCGACAGTTACGGATGCGCTGACACAGGCTTCCCCAGGAGATACTATCCATATTTTCGGAATAATTACAGCTGACGGAAATACGGGAAACGGAATAGTGATCAATAAAAACATTGTTTTGCTCGGTCAGGGAGTTGATCAGACCATCGTTGAAGGAGGTGCTTCTCTTTCCGTTTCTGACAGAAGGGTTTTTTCAGTCATGCCCGGAAATACGGTTTTTATTTCAGGTATAACCATTCGCTTTGGTAATACTTCCGGAAATGGCGGAGCCATTGAAAATCTTGGCATTTTATATCTGAAAAACTGCATGATTGAAAGTAATAAAGCCAGATATGGGGGTGCTTTACGCAATGGATTGTCGGCTCAGCTTTATCTGGAAAATTGTATAGTCAAAAACAATACGGCTCTTCTTCGCGGAGGGGCTGTCAATCATATTGGTGCAGTTTTGCAGATCGAACGATGCAGTATTGAAGGCAATCAGGCATTTGATGAAGGAGGCGGAGTTCAGATTGAAAATTCAAATGCTGAAATTCGCAATAGCCTGATTTACAATAATATTTTAGTTGCCGATACGGTCCATTCAAATGGAGCAGGCCTGTTTGCCGGAACATCGGGAAAAGCCATTCAGATTTCTCTGACCAATTGCACCATTAGTAATAATAAAGGTAAAACAAGTGGAAATTATCTTACCTGTGGAGGTGGTATGGGGATCATTTCGTCAAATGGTTCCTGTGTGGTCAATCTGATTAATTGTACTTTTACAGAAAATACCGTTTATTGCGGACAATCCATACAGGCTTATTCCTACAATGATCCGGCAACTGTTCATTTCAACCTGTTAAATTGTATTCTGGCCAGTGGTTTTACTGACAATTTTTTCGGTTATACACAAAACGGAGGAAAGATTACTTTTAACCGCACCTACACCATTTTGCAGGACAATACCATTCTGGTTTCAGGACAGGGGAATATCAACAATATGGATGCAGAACTTGAAATTCTGGCTGATAATGGAGGCCCCACCAAAACGCATGCTTTAAAACCCACCAGCCCCGCAATTGATGCAGGAACATCTGTGGGAGCACCTCCTTTGGACCAACGTGGTGCTTCCCGGAACGGAAAAACAGATATTGGAGCTTTTGAATTTGGTGGAGTGATTGGCGTAAGAGATAATAATTCTCAGAAAGGAATAATTATGGTTTATCCTAATCCGGTTACTGATGTTGTCCTGCTTCTCAATCCTGAAGGCATGAATGTTAGATTTAAAATTATCGATATCACAGGAAGACTTTTAATAGAGGATAACGTTAATGAAAAAACAAAAAGCATTGATTTACATAATCTTTCGTCAGGTATTTACCTGCTGCTTATTGAAAATTCAGAAAAACAGCTTGTGCAAGTGGAAAAACTGGTAAAATAA
- a CDS encoding MvaI/BcnI restriction endonuclease family protein has translation MKIYTKESLIKELKKIAKKGWIENKRYGNQGGIGNTLEDLLGIEENNLPIPNAAEWELKTQRLNTSSLTTLFHIEPSPRAVKFVPQVLLLKYGWSHEEAGIKYPDNEMSFRQTIHGLSPSDRGFQVVIDRNNRKILISFDSSKVAEKHTDWLKQVKERVGLGQLDPQPYWGFDDLSNKAGTKLLNCFYVQGEVKKEGDIEFYRYSKVMMLQKFKFEGFLNQIEKGNILIDFDARTGHNHGTKFRMRQNCLPELYEKATIIL, from the coding sequence ATGAAAATTTACACTAAAGAAAGCTTGATAAAAGAGCTTAAGAAAATTGCTAAAAAAGGTTGGATTGAGAATAAAAGGTATGGGAATCAAGGAGGTATTGGAAATACCCTTGAAGATTTGTTAGGGATTGAAGAAAACAATTTACCAATTCCTAACGCAGCAGAATGGGAGTTAAAAACCCAACGATTAAACACTTCTTCACTTACGACTTTATTTCACATTGAACCTTCACCCAGAGCAGTGAAATTTGTACCGCAAGTTTTATTGCTAAAATATGGTTGGTCACATGAAGAAGCAGGAATTAAATATCCTGATAATGAAATGAGTTTCAGACAAACCATTCATGGACTTTCACCAAGTGACAGGGGTTTTCAAGTTGTTATTGACCGTAACAATCGTAAAATTTTAATCTCATTTGACAGTAGTAAAGTTGCAGAAAAACATACTGATTGGCTTAAACAAGTTAAAGAAAGAGTTGGGTTAGGACAACTCGATCCCCAACCTTATTGGGGTTTTGACGACCTTTCTAACAAGGCGGGAACAAAATTATTAAATTGTTTTTATGTTCAAGGAGAAGTTAAAAAAGAAGGCGACATAGAGTTTTACAGATACAGTAAAGTAATGATGCTACAGAAGTTCAAATTTGAAGGTTTTTTAAACCAAATTGAGAAAGGGAATATTTTGATTGACTTTGACGCAAGAACCGGACACAATCACGGAACAAAATTTAGAATGAGACAAAATTGTTTGCCAGAACTTTATGAAAAAGCAACAATTATTTTATGA
- the purD gene encoding phosphoribosylamine--glycine ligase, translating into MNVLVLGSGGREHSLCEAIRKSPICGKLFALPGNAGTFSIAENISGNPDDFDKIAFEVKDRGIDLVIAGPEDPIVKGIYDFFKSKTDLSSVKVLAPSAQAAQLEGSKYFAKQFMKKYHIPTAGFEMFKADQYQLAREYLMSSKYPVVLKADGLAAGKGVTVAQNQETAFQALDEAFLDKKFGQAGNTLLIEEFLSGIEISVFVLTDGKNYVLLPEAKDYKQVGDGNTGPNTGGMGSVSPVPFFKDDFREKVIKRIIEPTIQGLKAENLDYHGFIFFGLMNVNGNPYVIEYNVRLGDPETESILPRIQSDLLELMVSAANGQLQPEPVLFSPLHSVSVMLVSGGYPGNYEKGKEISGLEQLNDCQVIIAGAAYMDNELKTSGGRVLAVNAMAESLEACLNVVYSNIPSVHFDKMYYRTDIGKDLLNYYK; encoded by the coding sequence CTGAATGTCCTTGTTTTAGGCAGCGGGGGAAGAGAACATTCCCTGTGTGAAGCCATCAGGAAAAGCCCTATATGCGGTAAATTGTTTGCATTGCCGGGTAATGCCGGTACCTTTTCCATCGCAGAAAATATCTCAGGAAATCCGGATGATTTTGATAAAATAGCCTTTGAGGTTAAAGACAGGGGAATTGATTTGGTCATTGCCGGGCCTGAAGACCCTATCGTGAAAGGAATTTACGACTTTTTTAAAAGTAAGACAGATTTGTCTTCCGTCAAAGTTCTGGCACCTTCGGCTCAGGCCGCACAACTTGAAGGAAGTAAGTATTTTGCCAAACAATTTATGAAGAAATACCACATCCCGACTGCCGGTTTTGAGATGTTTAAGGCAGATCAATATCAATTGGCAAGGGAATACCTGATGAGCTCAAAATATCCGGTTGTCTTAAAGGCAGATGGTCTTGCTGCCGGGAAGGGAGTTACTGTAGCTCAGAATCAGGAAACAGCTTTTCAGGCACTTGATGAAGCCTTTCTTGACAAAAAATTCGGCCAGGCGGGAAATACACTCCTCATTGAGGAGTTTTTATCAGGAATTGAAATTTCGGTTTTTGTGCTTACAGACGGTAAAAACTATGTCTTGTTGCCTGAAGCCAAGGACTATAAACAGGTGGGTGATGGAAACACAGGACCTAATACGGGTGGTATGGGCTCTGTTTCTCCTGTGCCTTTTTTTAAAGATGATTTCAGGGAGAAAGTCATCAAACGCATTATTGAACCAACTATTCAAGGGCTTAAAGCCGAAAATCTTGATTACCATGGATTTATCTTCTTCGGGCTTATGAATGTCAACGGGAATCCTTATGTGATTGAATACAATGTCAGGCTGGGTGATCCCGAAACTGAGTCTATCCTTCCAAGAATTCAATCTGACCTTTTAGAGCTGATGGTTTCGGCAGCAAACGGACAGCTTCAGCCTGAGCCTGTGTTGTTTTCTCCCTTGCATTCGGTATCTGTTATGCTTGTTTCGGGCGGATATCCCGGCAACTATGAAAAAGGAAAAGAAATATCCGGTCTTGAACAATTAAATGATTGTCAGGTAATTATTGCAGGGGCAGCCTATATGGATAATGAATTGAAAACTTCAGGCGGAAGGGTTCTGGCTGTCAACGCCATGGCTGAGTCCCTCGAAGCTTGCCTGAATGTGGTGTATTCCAATATTCCTTCAGTTCACTTCGATAAAATGTATTACCGCACCGACATTGGGAAGGATCTACTGAATTATTACAAATGA
- a CDS encoding GxxExxY protein: MIENQLTEKIIGCAIEVHKQLGPGLLECAYEECLYYELINSGLEVKKQLALPLVYKEIQLDAGYRIDLLVENRVIVEIKSVDAIAEIHKAQLMTYMKLANLKIGLLINFNVTKLKDGIVRWII, encoded by the coding sequence ATGATTGAAAATCAATTAACTGAAAAAATTATTGGCTGTGCCATTGAAGTGCATAAGCAATTAGGCCCAGGCCTCCTCGAATGTGCTTATGAAGAATGCTTATATTACGAGCTTATCAACTCAGGGCTGGAAGTAAAAAAGCAACTTGCTTTGCCATTAGTTTACAAAGAAATACAATTAGATGCCGGTTACCGCATTGATTTGCTGGTGGAGAACAGAGTGATAGTTGAAATTAAATCGGTAGATGCTATTGCCGAAATACACAAAGCACAACTAATGACCTATATGAAACTGGCAAATTTAAAGATTGGCCTGCTGATTAATTTCAATGTCACAAAATTAAAAGACGGAATTGTAAGATGGATTATTTGA
- a CDS encoding phosphatidylserine/phosphatidylglycerophosphate/cardiolipin synthase family protein, which translates to MSIAEKVSANSDPLKIYYSMLEDIEKAKKYIYIETFRFENDPIGIKFRNLLAKKAREGVKIMILTDAWGTSVNSKFFKMITDYGGEVKFFKSIRFALNLFLVNHERDHRKLLIIDDFISYISSINISNYNLNWREFSLRIEGELAVFLKKIFLENYNLKNTYKFDKKRSSQIVKAGHFEIVRDVPSVRYQRIRKRFVQLINISKHQVFIETPYFLPTFLLTEALIAAAKRKVDVNIIIPRRSDVTVVDRLRQYYLGRFYEAGVKIWYYLPTNLHSKLFISDQWFYAGSTNFDYRSFRYMFEIGLFGTQEDIWSVIMNHIHETLSESIPFDYHEWKNRAASLKIIERLLLPVKHLL; encoded by the coding sequence ATGAGCATTGCTGAAAAAGTTTCTGCTAATTCCGATCCGCTCAAGATTTATTACAGTATGCTTGAAGACATTGAAAAGGCTAAGAAATATATTTACATAGAAACTTTCCGATTTGAAAACGACCCCATCGGAATAAAGTTCAGAAACCTACTGGCCAAAAAGGCCCGTGAAGGGGTAAAAATTATGATACTTACCGATGCATGGGGAACCTCAGTCAATTCAAAATTTTTTAAAATGATCACAGATTACGGAGGTGAAGTTAAGTTTTTTAAAAGCATACGCTTCGCCCTGAATCTTTTTCTGGTCAATCATGAACGTGACCACCGCAAACTCCTGATAATAGATGATTTTATCAGTTACATAAGCTCCATCAATATTTCCAATTACAACCTTAACTGGCGTGAATTCTCACTTCGGATAGAAGGTGAACTGGCTGTTTTTCTGAAAAAAATATTTCTTGAAAACTACAACCTGAAAAACACCTATAAATTTGATAAAAAAAGAAGCTCGCAGATTGTAAAAGCCGGTCATTTTGAAATAGTGAGGGATGTACCAAGCGTCAGGTATCAGCGTATCAGAAAGCGATTTGTACAACTGATTAACATCAGCAAGCATCAGGTATTTATTGAAACGCCCTATTTCCTGCCTACTTTTCTGCTTACCGAAGCTCTGATTGCGGCTGCAAAACGTAAAGTGGACGTGAACATTATTATACCCAGGCGGTCGGACGTTACGGTAGTTGACCGGTTGAGACAGTATTATCTCGGTCGTTTTTACGAAGCAGGGGTAAAAATCTGGTATTATCTCCCCACCAATCTCCATTCAAAACTGTTTATTTCGGATCAATGGTTTTATGCCGGTTCCACAAATTTTGACTATCGCAGTTTCAGGTATATGTTTGAAATTGGATTGTTTGGTACTCAGGAAGACATCTGGTCAGTCATTATGAATCATATTCATGAAACCCTGAGTGAATCAATACCATTTGATTATCATGAATGGAAAAACAGGGCTGCCTCCTTAAAAATAATTGAAAGGCTTTTGCTCCCTGTAAAACATCTTCTTTAG
- a CDS encoding site-specific DNA-methyltransferase, giving the protein MNFEEKYLDKIINGDCLTVMQDMPDKCVDLVVTSPPYNLKNSTGNGMKDGRGGKWAGAALVNGYSHYDDNMPHEQYAEWQYSCLKEMFRLIKDDGAIFYNHKWRVQDGLLQDRKDIIRDLPVRQIIIWKRKGGINFNPGYFLPTYEVIYLIPKRKFKLVPKANAYGDVWTFTQEMKNEHPAPFPVALIYRIISSTTAQIILDPFMGSGTTAVVAMGLKRHYIGIELSPDYCNMAEQRIKRNKIHSELFGLRQLSLFQDID; this is encoded by the coding sequence ATGAATTTTGAAGAAAAATACTTGGATAAAATCATTAACGGTGATTGCTTAACTGTTATGCAGGATATGCCTGACAAGTGTGTGGACTTGGTAGTAACTTCTCCTCCATACAACCTAAAAAATTCAACAGGAAATGGCATGAAAGATGGACGTGGTGGAAAATGGGCTGGAGCAGCTTTGGTCAATGGTTACAGTCATTATGACGATAATATGCCGCATGAACAATATGCAGAATGGCAATACAGCTGTTTGAAAGAAATGTTCCGGCTAATAAAAGATGACGGAGCAATTTTTTATAACCACAAGTGGAGAGTACAAGATGGTTTACTTCAAGACAGAAAAGATATAATTAGAGATTTGCCTGTAAGACAAATTATTATTTGGAAACGTAAGGGTGGTATTAATTTTAATCCAGGTTATTTTTTACCGACCTATGAAGTAATCTATCTTATACCAAAACGAAAATTTAAACTTGTACCTAAAGCTAACGCATATGGTGACGTGTGGACGTTTACACAAGAGATGAAAAATGAACACCCTGCGCCATTTCCTGTTGCATTAATTTACAGAATTATTTCTTCAACAACGGCACAAATTATTTTAGACCCATTTATGGGTAGTGGAACAACCGCAGTTGTTGCAATGGGATTAAAAAGACATTACATAGGAATTGAGCTATCACCTGACTATTGTAATATGGCTGAGCAGAGAATTAAACGTAATAAAATACACAGTGAACTTTTTGGTTTAAGACAGTTGTCTTTATTTCAAGATATAGATTGA